The nucleotide sequence CCGGCCCCCGGTGCGCCTGGAAGCCCGAGCGCACGGCCGACGCGAGGATCGCCGCGCCCGCGCCCTTGCCCATCACGTCGGCGATGGTCACGTGCAGCCCGTCGGCGTCCTCGCCCCAGGCGTAGAAGTCGCCGCCCACACCACGGGCCGGGCGGCTGATGCCGGCGAGGTCGAAGTCGGGCCAGAGCGGCCGGTCGACGGGGAGGAGCCGGCGCTGGATGTCGCCCGCGATCTCCTCGTCCCGGCTGTCGCGGAGCTCGCGCTCGACCCAGGCTCCCATCTCGTCGAGCAGCTTCTCCTGGTCGGGCGCGAACTCGCGCGGCTCGGTGTCGACGAGGCAGAGCGTGCCGACACTCTGGCCGCCGGAGATGAGCGGCCGTCCCGCGTAGAAGCGGATGTGGCGCGGGCCGGTGACGGTGGTGCGCTCGGCGAAGCGCGCGTCCTGCGTGGCGTCCGGCACCACGAGGATCTCGGGCGAGCGGATCGCGATGTCGCAGAACGACTGCGTGCGGTCCGACAGCAGGGAGACGCCCGCGGGCTGCGGCGACTTCGTGAACTGCTCGGCGTCGTCGACCAGGTTGATCTCGGCCACCGGCACGCCGAACAGCTCGCGCGCGACGCGGGTGACGCGGTCGAAGCGCTCCTCCGCGGTGGATCCGACGAGCCGCAGGTCGTGCACGGCCCGGAGGCGAGCGTCCTCGGCGGAACCGCGCAGGGTCGGGGCGTCACGGCTGGCGCGACCCGCGGGATCCGAGCCACCCGAGCGCGCGACGGTCTCCGGCATGGCCATGTGCTCCCCCTGGTGGATCGGGCGCCGTTCGCGCCGGGCGGATGCCGCCCGCCGCACGATCCCCCCGGACCGCGGCGCCTGCTTCGAGTGTATGCGCTGGTGTTCGGAGCCCACCCCGGATCGGAGGGGCTCCACAGCCAGCCGGGCGAGCCGTCACGCCTCGCGGCGCAGCACCACCACGGTCACGTCGTCGGGGTTGGCCTGGCCGCCGGCGAGGTCGGTGATCCGCCGCACCAGCTCGTCCGCCGACGCGGACGCGCGCGCCAGCTCGGCCACCCGGTCGACCGCGCGGAGCGTGCCGTCGTAGAGGTCGAGCACGCCGTCGCTGAACGTGACGATGAGGTCGCCCGGGCCGAGCACGACCTCGTGCGCGCCCCACCCGGACGCGCCCGGCACGCCGACGGGCAGGTCGCTGGACTCGAGCCGATCGTGGGTGCCGTCCGCACGCACGACCGCCGAGAGGCCGTGGCCCGCGTCGGCGTAGAGGACGGTGTGGTCCTCGGCGCGCACGCGGGCGTGGAACACCGTCGCGAAGGACGCGGCCGCGCTCATCTCCGCGGTGAAGCAGTCGGCGGTGCGCTCGATGGCGGCGACAGGATCCGGGACGTTCTTGGCGCTGCGCACGACCGCGCGCGCGGTGGCCGCGATGATGCCCGCCCCCACGCCCTTCCCCATCACGTCGCCGAGGGTGAACGCCAGGCCCTCCTTCACCGGGTACCAGTCGAAGAAGTCCCCGCCCACCGCCTTGGACGGCAGGCACGCGCCCGCGACCTGGTACCCGGCGAGCGGCACGGTCGCCTTCGGCAGGAGCGCCTGCTGCACGATGGACGCGCGGGTCAGCTCCTCCTCGCTCACCCGCTCCCGGTCGCGGGCGGCCTCGAGGCTGAAGCGGGTGCGCCGGGACAGCTCGTTGACCACGAGCGCCGCGACCGCGAAGGCCAGGGCGCTGAAGAACCCGCGCCACAGCTCGTTCGCGTTCTGCGAGCCGAGCCGGAGCAGGAGCGGGAGGCCGAGGCTCACGTAGACGCCGACGAACGCGACGAGCACGTTCCAGCGGCTGGGGTTCAGGCTGAACCAGACCACCGGGAGGATCAGCAAGGACCCGAACACGGACGCGCTCTCGCCCGTCCCGATCCGCAGCAGGCCGACGGCGAGGAAGTCGAGCGCGGGCACGACCACGGCGAAGCGCGCGAGGTCCGGGCGCAGGGTGACGACGACGGCGAGCAGGGTGCCGACCACGAGGATCCCGCACGAGACGAGGAGCGCGCGCGGCGCCGTGATCCCGAGCGTGGGCACGACCATGCTCGCCAGCACCGCGAGCACGAAGAGCGCCAGCATCGGCAGCTGCTTGAGCATGGGGGTGGGGCCGGACGTGCCGGCGGATCCGGATCGGGCGGCGGACTCGGGGATCCAGGCCGCGCGGCCGACCCACGCGGGGAACGGGAACGCGGCGAGACCGGACGCGCGCGCGGGCGAGCTCATCAGGACGCCTCGGGCTCGATCCGGGTCCGGCGGACGCTCCACACGTTCTCGCCGCCGACCCGCTCGTAGGTCAGCTCGTCGCAGAGCATCTGCACCATCGCGAGGCCGCGGCCCGACTCGGCGTCGGCACCAGGCATCTCGCGCGTGGTGAGGCGGAAGTCACCCGGCTCGGATCCGTCGCGCAGCCGCGCGCTCATCACGCCGTCGTCGACGGTGACGCTCACCACGCAGGTGACGCCCTGGCCGTCGTCGGCGTGCTCGATCACGTTGGATGCCAGCTCGATGAGCGCGGTCTCGAAGGCCATCCGGTCCAGGGCGCCCACGTCGGGGCGGTCGTCCCAGAGGCCGGCGACGAGCTCGTGGACCGCATCCACGTCGTCGGGCGGGGACTGGAGCGTGAGGCTGCGGGTGGTCTCAGTCACGGTAGGCCGCCTCGGCCGTCGGGGTGGAGATCAGCACCCGGTCGAGGTTGGAGAGCTGCAGCACCATCTGGACCTGCGGGCCGGGCGCCGAGATGCGGAGGTCGCCGCCGGCGTCGCGCGCGGAGCGGAGGCCGGCGATGAGGGCGCCGAGGCCGGAGGAGTCGATGAAGTCGACGCCGGCGAGGTCGACGACGATGCGCGCGGGCGCGGGATCCAGCGCGTCGTGGATCGCCTGCCGGAGCTCGGGGGCCGCGGCCATGTTGAGCATCCCTGCGGCCGTGACGACGGTGACGTCGTCCTCGCGTCGTGCGGTGGCGGTCGTGAGCGCCATGCGTCCCCCTCGGGTGTCCCGTGCACCGACGTCGGCATCCCCCGATGCGGCCGGCGGGCGGCGCCGGTCCCCCGCGGTCCCCCGCGCGGATCCCCTGACTCCACCGCCCCCATCCTCTCATCCATCGTCCGAGGAAATACGATGGGTCGGGCGTCCCGTCGCATGTCCGCGCGGCGCATCCGAGTGGCGAGGCCCACGACGCCCGATTACGGTGCCGCTGACCCGCACGCACGAGCACGGCCGCACAGGCCGCACGAGGAGAGACCGTGTCGACCGCACCCGATCACGTGCCGACCGAGCGCCGCATCACTCGGCTGGCGATCGAGACCTCCGTCGCGATGGCCTGGAACGCGGAGGGCGCGATCCGCGGTCTGCCGCCGCTCGCGTGGCAGCTCGGGGGCCCCTGGGAGGGCGTGCACTTCTCGGGCGACGCCGACGCGTACGCGCCCGAGGCGCGGCGTGAGGTGATCGAGTCGTGGATCGCGGGGCTCGGCCTGGCCGACGCCATCGACCTCACCGACGGCCCGCTCGCCCGCCGCGGCGAGGACATGGTCTGGACGGGCGCCATCGACGAGGTCGTGTTCGAGCTCCGCTACCCGGCCGAGTACGCGGATCCCGCCGGGCCGGACGCCTAGCCGGCGGGAGCGCTCCGCTCGCGCCACCCGGATCCGTCGCGCTCCAGCTCGATGAGCTGCCCGTTGGCCCAGACCAGCGAGCGCGTGAGCGCGGGCGAACGGCCGAGCGCCGTGAGGTAGAGCACGCGCAGCAGGTAGCCGTGGGCGACCACGAGGGTGGTGCGCGGATCCGCCGCGACGTCGTCGAGGATCGCGCGCGCCCGCACGGCCGCGGCCGCCCACGTCTCGCCGCCGTCGGGCGCCGCGGGCTCGCCGTCATCGCCCGTGAGCCATGCCGCGAACGCCGCACCGTGCACGGGTCCGCGCAGCTCGTCGCGCGTGATCCCCTCGAACCCGCCGAAGTCCAGCTCCACCAGCTCGGGCCGCGGCTCGGGCGCGACCCCCGGCGCGACGCCCTGCTCCTGCAGGATCCGCGCGGTGCTGCGGGCGCGCGACAGCGTGCTCACGAGGATCCGCTGGACGCCCTCCCCGCGCAGCCGCGCCGCGAGGGGCGCGAGCTGCTCGGCCGCGTCGTCGTCGACGTCGATGTCGGTGCGCGAGTCGTAGCGGTACTCCCGGTTCCAGGGTGTCGGCGCGTGCCGCGTGAGGAGCAGGCGCGCGGGCCCGGGCGGAGGTGTCTGCATGGGTCCATCCAACCCGGATCCCACCCGCGCTCGCACGCGCGCCGCCGCCCGGACGACGCACCCGGCACCGGACTAGCGTCGAAGGGGATGTCCAGGAGCCCGACCCGCGCCGCGCCGCCCGCCGTCCGCGCCGCGTTCGCCGCGGCGAGCGCCGCGTACCTCCTCAACTGCGCGATCGGGATCGCGGCGGCGACACGGATCCTGCCGCCCCGGCCCGAGCTCCGCCTGCACCACCGCGCGTACGTGCTCACGAGCGCGCTCACCGCGGTCGCGCTCGCGTCGCCGCTCTGGGCCGGATCCGCCGCGCGCCCCACCGCCCGCCGCGCCGCCCGCGCGCTCGCCCCGGCCCTGATCCCGCTCGCCGCGCTCCCCCGCGTGGGCACCCGCACGAGGCGGCATCCCGCCGTCGCCCTGACCGCCGCCCCCTGGTTCGCCCGGGGGATCCTCGCCACCTGGAGATGACCGTGGAGTTCCTCGACGTCCTGCGCGCCCGGAAGACCACCAACGGCGCCTTCCTGCCCGACCCGGTGAGCCAGGAGCACCAGCGCCTCCTCATGGAGGTCGCCGGCCGCGCGCCCTCGCAGCTCAACAGCCAGCCGTGGCGCTTCGTGCTGATCGAGGAGCGCGACACGATCGAGCGGATCGCCGACATCAGCGGCGCGAGCATGACCGAGACGATGTCGAACGGCACCTTCTTCGAGCGCTACAAGCACCACTTCCGCTTCTCGCAGGAGGAGATGGACCTGCGGCGCGACGGCATGCTCTTCGACCGGCTGCCCGCGCCGCTGCGGCCGTTCACCCAGCAGGCGTTCACGCGGCGCGGCCAGTGGCTCATGAACGCGCTGCGCGTGCCGCAGACCCTCGGCCGGGACAACCGCGCGCTCGTCGCGGGCAGCCCGCTCCTCATCGGCGTCATGCTCGACCGGGCGGAGGAGCGCCCCGAGTCGCTCGCGTCGTTCTACTCGACGTTCTCGATGGGCGCCGCGATGGAGAACGTGTGGCTGACCACGGGAGCGATCGGGATGGGGATCCAGTTCATCTCGTTCCCGATGGAGATCCGCGCGCAGTGGGCCCGGGTCGAGGAGCTGCTGCGCGTGCCGCCGGAGCTCGAGCTCAAGGCCGTGTACCGGCTCGGCTACCTGCCGCCCGAGGCGCGCCGCCCCGCGATCGACTGGTCCAGCCGCGAACGGAAGCGCCCGTCGCAGTACGTGTACCGCGGGACGTGCGACACCCCGCAGGAGGGGTGGGACGAGCCGGCGGCACGCTGATCCCGCGGCGCGCGCCTCGTTCTGGGGGCGCGGGCGGGCGCCTGCGGGGCGATCTCGGCCTGCCCGCGCCCGTAGGGTCGGAGCATGGCCGAGGGGACGTGGGTGCGGATCCCGTCCCCGAGCACCCGGCAGCGCTGGCTCCTCACGTTCGGCTCGCTCGCGATCCTCTCCCTCTTCCTCTGGACGCCCGTCGGCGGGCTCACGCGGATCGTCGACGAGGCCGTCGGCCCGTCGCCGCTCATCCGGGTGGGCCTGCCGATCGTGCTGGCGCTCGCGGTGCTCGGCATCGCGTACCTGATCGTCGCGGAGCGCACGCAGCCGCCCGCGGTCGACGTCGCGCGCGGCGTCCTCCGCATCGGCCGGAAGGAGTGGGGCTTCCGCGAGATCACGGGCGCGCGCATCGAGCTGGCGGGTGCCGAGGGCGACGACACCCTGATCCTGCGCTTCTCGACGACCGGGGACGAGAGCTGCAGCGTCGTCGTCTCCACGCGCGAGGGCGTGCGGCTGGCCGACGAGCAGCGTGACGCGCTCCTCGCCGCCATCCGCGGATCCCGCATCGCGCCGCCGCGCTCGAAGGACGACCCGCACGGCAAGTTCGCGCACATCGAGTTCCCGGGCCACCTGACCCTCGAGGACGCGGCGGCGCTCGTCGACGGCAGCGGGACCGCCGAGCCGATGGCCGCTCGAGGACAGCGCGGCCAGGGGTCGGGCGCGCGCAACGTGCACCCTGCCGACGGCACGGCTCGCGCGCTGTCGGCGAGGGGCCCGTCACGTCGCGCCCAGTACGGCGTCGCCGTGTTCGTGCTCCTCATCGGCATCGGCGCGGCCGTCATCGCGATCCAGCACCCCGGTGCCGTCTCCGGGCGTCGCGGCATCCCCGTGCTCGGGATCGCCCTGCTCATGCTGCCGGCCGGGATCGCGTACGTCCTCATCATCCGGCGCGACGCGCGACGGGCTGACGCACAGCGCGCGGCCGCCGCTCAGGAGGGCGCGGACGCAGACGAGCCCTCCCGCCCCTCCGACGGGAGCTGACGCGTGGCCGACGACGGCTGGGTGCGGATCCCGGCGCCGAGCTTCCGGCAGCGCCTGCTCTTCGGCAGCCTGTGGTTCGTCCTCGTCGCGTGGCTCAGCATGAACCCACTCGGCCTCCTCGGCCGCCGCGTCGAGGACTCCCTCGGCGGCGGCTGGCTCACCATCGCAGCGACCGTCGTGCTCGGCGTCGCCTCTGGCGGGGCGATCCTCCTCCTCGTCATCACGCGCCTCACGCCGGCGCTCGACATCGACGCCGGTCGCGGTGTCCTGCGCCTCCGCCGGCGGGAGCGTCCGTTCACCGATCTCGTCGGCGCGCTCGTCGAGGTGGCGCCCGTCCCGCGGGAGTCGCGGTACGACACACCCCGGAAGCGCCCGCAGCGGGTTCCCCTCGTGATCCGACTCGACCTCGCCGACGGCGCCCGGTTCCGTGTCGTGCTCGCCATCGGCGCGACCGACGCGCTCTCGCCCGAACGGACGGCGGCGCTCCTCGCCGCGGTGCGCGGGTCCCGGATCGCGCCGCCCACCGCCTCCTACGACCCCGACGGCCGCTTCACGCAC is from Clavibacter sp. A6099 and encodes:
- a CDS encoding PP2C family protein-serine/threonine phosphatase codes for the protein MAMPETVARSGGSDPAGRASRDAPTLRGSAEDARLRAVHDLRLVGSTAEERFDRVTRVARELFGVPVAEINLVDDAEQFTKSPQPAGVSLLSDRTQSFCDIAIRSPEILVVPDATQDARFAERTTVTGPRHIRFYAGRPLISGGQSVGTLCLVDTEPREFAPDQEKLLDEMGAWVERELRDSRDEEIAGDIQRRLLPVDRPLWPDFDLAGISRPARGVGGDFYAWGEDADGLHVTIADVMGKGAGAAILASAVRSGFQAHRGPDAAGTVTAVQAQLQADLDATETFATFLHCRVDGSTGRFAYADGGHGLTVVIRADGSHEMLPALGLPLGVVPGASWSARTGELRLGDRLLAFTDGALDLFDGSLDSVAPLIDLVRTAADAAETVGRIADAAAAAASRGTVGDDVSAVCVRYAGGA
- a CDS encoding PP2C family protein-serine/threonine phosphatase, which gives rise to MSSPARASGLAAFPFPAWVGRAAWIPESAARSGSAGTSGPTPMLKQLPMLALFVLAVLASMVVPTLGITAPRALLVSCGILVVGTLLAVVVTLRPDLARFAVVVPALDFLAVGLLRIGTGESASVFGSLLILPVVWFSLNPSRWNVLVAFVGVYVSLGLPLLLRLGSQNANELWRGFFSALAFAVAALVVNELSRRTRFSLEAARDRERVSEEELTRASIVQQALLPKATVPLAGYQVAGACLPSKAVGGDFFDWYPVKEGLAFTLGDVMGKGVGAGIIAATARAVVRSAKNVPDPVAAIERTADCFTAEMSAAASFATVFHARVRAEDHTVLYADAGHGLSAVVRADGTHDRLESSDLPVGVPGASGWGAHEVVLGPGDLIVTFSDGVLDLYDGTLRAVDRVAELARASASADELVRRITDLAGGQANPDDVTVVVLRREA
- a CDS encoding ATP-binding protein encodes the protein MTETTRSLTLQSPPDDVDAVHELVAGLWDDRPDVGALDRMAFETALIELASNVIEHADDGQGVTCVVSVTVDDGVMSARLRDGSEPGDFRLTTREMPGADAESGRGLAMVQMLCDELTYERVGGENVWSVRRTRIEPEAS
- a CDS encoding STAS domain-containing protein, encoding MALTTATARREDDVTVVTAAGMLNMAAAPELRQAIHDALDPAPARIVVDLAGVDFIDSSGLGALIAGLRSARDAGGDLRISAPGPQVQMVLQLSNLDRVLISTPTAEAAYRD
- a CDS encoding histidine phosphatase family protein, whose product is MQTPPPGPARLLLTRHAPTPWNREYRYDSRTDIDVDDDAAEQLAPLAARLRGEGVQRILVSTLSRARSTARILQEQGVAPGVAPEPRPELVELDFGGFEGITRDELRGPVHGAAFAAWLTGDDGEPAAPDGGETWAAAAVRARAILDDVAADPRTTLVVAHGYLLRVLYLTALGRSPALTRSLVWANGQLIELERDGSGWRERSAPAG
- a CDS encoding nitroreductase family protein, which encodes MEFLDVLRARKTTNGAFLPDPVSQEHQRLLMEVAGRAPSQLNSQPWRFVLIEERDTIERIADISGASMTETMSNGTFFERYKHHFRFSQEEMDLRRDGMLFDRLPAPLRPFTQQAFTRRGQWLMNALRVPQTLGRDNRALVAGSPLLIGVMLDRAEERPESLASFYSTFSMGAAMENVWLTTGAIGMGIQFISFPMEIRAQWARVEELLRVPPELELKAVYRLGYLPPEARRPAIDWSSRERKRPSQYVYRGTCDTPQEGWDEPAAR